In Leptospiraceae bacterium, a genomic segment contains:
- a CDS encoding DUF4276 family protein → MARIEILVEEPSMEECLRNLLPGIVPEHWKLDVNYFIRKHQGKGDLKNSIINKMKVFNHWHEPISVVILHDQDIADCRKIKHDIQQWCGDYRNPLLIRIVCRELESWYLGDLKAIEKAFPKFKSNKYENKANFKNPDNLHAKETLKKILPEYKEIQSSRVISQNLDIQKNRSTSFQQFIKGIQKIFI, encoded by the coding sequence ATGGCTAGAATAGAAATACTAGTAGAAGAGCCATCTATGGAAGAATGCCTGAGAAACCTATTACCGGGAATTGTACCGGAGCATTGGAAACTGGATGTAAATTATTTTATTCGCAAGCATCAGGGAAAAGGTGATCTTAAGAATTCTATTATTAACAAAATGAAAGTCTTTAACCATTGGCATGAACCTATATCTGTGGTTATTTTACACGATCAAGATATTGCAGATTGTCGTAAAATAAAGCACGATATTCAGCAATGGTGTGGAGATTACCGAAACCCTCTGTTAATCAGAATTGTTTGCAGGGAACTGGAATCCTGGTATTTAGGAGATTTGAAAGCGATTGAAAAGGCATTTCCAAAATTTAAAAGTAACAAATATGAGAACAAAGCAAATTTTAAAAATCCTGATAACTTACATGCAAAAGAAACTCTAAAAAAAATATTACCTGAATACAAAGAAATTCAATCATCCAGAGTTATCTCCCAAAACTTAGACATTCAGAAAAATAGATCTACAAGCTTTCAACAGTTTATCAAAGGAATTCAAAAAATATTTATCTGA
- a CDS encoding AAA family ATPase, with protein MKIEQLSIKNFKVYKDVEIKDLPNMCVFLGANGSGKSTLFDVFGFLSDALRENIRTALAKRGGINEVRSRNSTGPIEFIIKFRNPDVSGEKQPLVTYELSIDAKPGTTIPIIKKEILKYRRGQTGKPFNFLDFQEGEGSAITNEEEFETDKQNFKDKRENQKLDSPDILAIKGLGQFQKFKAISSFRRLLENWFVSNFQIQAAQTLSDTGISEHLSTTGNNLAQYTKFIYENFPEEFQRILNKLQQRIPGIDTVKAEETADGRIILQFKDGSFKDPFISRYVSDGTIKMFAYLMLLHDPNPHPLLCVEEPENYLHPELLNELAEEFRDYAKNGGQVFISTHSPDFLNALETNEVFWLKKKEGYSTIQKASEDEMIKKLKESGDKLGYLWSQGYFTGSSPKERKNG; from the coding sequence ATGAAAATTGAACAGTTGAGTATCAAAAATTTCAAGGTTTATAAAGATGTAGAAATAAAAGATCTTCCCAATATGTGCGTTTTTTTGGGAGCCAATGGCTCTGGTAAATCTACACTGTTCGATGTGTTTGGTTTTTTAAGTGATGCCCTGCGAGAAAATATTCGCACTGCTCTGGCTAAGCGAGGAGGCATTAATGAAGTACGTTCCCGAAATAGTACGGGACCGATTGAATTTATAATTAAATTCCGTAATCCTGATGTTTCAGGAGAAAAGCAACCCCTGGTGACATACGAGCTTTCTATCGATGCAAAACCGGGCACAACCATTCCCATTATCAAGAAAGAAATTTTAAAATACCGCAGAGGACAAACTGGCAAACCTTTCAACTTTTTGGATTTTCAAGAAGGAGAAGGAAGTGCCATCACGAATGAGGAAGAGTTCGAAACGGATAAACAGAATTTTAAAGATAAACGTGAAAACCAGAAATTAGATTCACCGGATATCTTAGCCATCAAAGGACTTGGTCAATTTCAAAAGTTTAAAGCCATCAGTTCCTTTCGTAGACTTTTAGAAAATTGGTTTGTTTCCAATTTCCAGATTCAAGCAGCCCAAACACTTTCTGATACCGGAATCAGTGAACACCTATCTACAACGGGAAATAATTTAGCACAATATACTAAATTTATTTATGAAAATTTTCCGGAGGAATTCCAAAGAATTCTAAATAAGCTACAACAACGTATACCGGGGATCGATACTGTCAAAGCAGAAGAGACAGCAGATGGTAGAATCATACTGCAATTCAAAGATGGAAGTTTTAAGGATCCATTTATCTCCAGATATGTGTCCGATGGGACGATTAAAATGTTTGCCTATCTAATGCTATTACATGATCCAAATCCTCATCCTTTACTTTGTGTAGAAGAACCTGAAAATTATTTACACCCCGAGCTATTGAATGAGTTAGCGGAAGAATTTAGGGATTATGCAAAAAATGGGGGGCAGGTTTTTATTTCTACGCATTCTCCTGATTTTTTAAATGCTCTGGAAACAAATGAAGTCTTTTGGTTAAAAAAGAAAGAGGGCTATTCTACTATTCAAAAAGCCTCGGAAGATGAAATGATAAAAAAACTAAAAGAGTCTGGAGATAAGCTGGGTTATTTATGGTCACAGGGTTATTTTACAGGAAGCAGTCCCAAAGAGAGAAAAAATGGCTAG